One genomic window of Quercus robur chromosome 6, dhQueRobu3.1, whole genome shotgun sequence includes the following:
- the LOC126689685 gene encoding transcription factor HEC3-like, with amino-acid sequence MDNINHHNKLIDNSWNLDLAIEEPIHHQHQISFDSFWPNHSLQTHQFQSSSSSNHIIPTTNNVFSDPVGSQMEVELEEEEEELGAMKEMMYKIAAMQPVDIDPATIRKPKRRNVRISDDPQSVAARHRRERISEKIRILQRLVPGGTKMDTASMLDEAIRYVKFLKKQIRLLQSTQNPQCMEAPMGNLVHGVWPFTLNKPHGSTSMDPQAGTTGFTYINKGSNQLGET; translated from the coding sequence ATGGACAACATAAACCACCATAATAAGCTCATAGACAACAGTTGGAATCTTGACCTTGCTATAGAAGAACCCATCCACCATCAACaccaaatttcctttgattccttttGGCCAAACCACTCTCTTCAAACCCATCAATTCCaatcctcatcatcatccaaCCATATTATTCCCACTACAAATAATGTATTTTCTGATCCCGTTGGGAGCCAAATGGAAGTAGaactagaagaagaagaagaagagctcGGAGCCATGAAGGAAATGATGTACAAGATTGCAGCTATGCAGCCAGTGGACATTGATCCAGCCACAATCCGAAAGCCAAAAAGGCGAAACGTTCGGATTAGTGATGATCCTCAGAGCGTGGCCGCGCGTCACAGAAGGGAAAGGATAAGCGAGAAAATTCGAATCCTTCAAAGACTTGTCCCAGGTGGTACTAAAATGGACACAGCTTCTATGTTAGATGAAGCAATTCGCTATGTCAAGTTCTTGAAGAAACAAATCCGTTTGTTACAATCAACTCAGAATCCACAATGCATGGAAGCTCCTATGGGAAACTTAGTCCATGGAGTTTGGCCATTTACACTCAATAAACCTCATGGCTCTACTTCCATGGACCCTCAAGCCGGAACTACAGGATTCACCTATATAAACAAAGGGAGCAACCAGCTGGGAGAAACCTAG